The following proteins are co-located in the Manihot esculenta cultivar AM560-2 chromosome 9, M.esculenta_v8, whole genome shotgun sequence genome:
- the LOC122724578 gene encoding uncharacterized protein LOC122724578, with product MGQILNQQKIATVLLEILTMFMSVYGEAKFDTEVSKPGLSNEPCSSLLDFGQSNSKDIQSSLNSTMATSTVGAGKDESAFEAGEHGLHHHELHQNLDEPIVELGSHFAYSCSQDGIDSIEPNMDKDLDDILYSNGNNSNIRVFFHLVTDIVNADAQPGTRKPTIDQEFEQYFSMLML from the coding sequence ATGGGTCAGATCTTGAATCAGCAAAAGATAGCAACAGTTTTGTTGGAGATTCTGACTATGTTCATGTCAGTATATGGGGAAGCTAAATTTGACACAGAAGTTTCAAAGCCAGGGCTTTCTAATGAGCCCTGTTCCTCATTGTTGGATTTCGGCCAGAGCAATTCTAAGGATATTCAAAGTTCCTTGAACAGCACTATGGCAACATCAACAGTTGGTGCCGGCAAAGATGAGTCTGCTTTTGAAGCAGGGGAGCATGGTCTTCACCATCATGAATTACATCAGAATCTTGATGAGCCCATTGTAGAATTGGGAAGCCATTTTGCTTACAGTTGTTCTCAAGATGGAATAGACAGCATTGAACCAAATATGGATAAGGATCTTGATGATATTTTATATTCTAATGGGAATAATTCAAATATACGAGTTTTCTTTCATTTAGTGACTGATATTGTGAATGCAGATGCTCAGCCCGGCACCAGAAAACCAACCATTGATCAAGAATTTGAGCAGTACTTTTCCATGCTTATGCTGTAG
- the LOC110622539 gene encoding glucose-induced degradation protein 4 homolog isoform X1 has protein sequence MPVRVVETSAPSQISGANSEQISPPFCTLLSVGQAFSGTQNVSSLQKDEAWRVNVRIQGCDLDHGYLCGTMEALNVPMADTPVVTFWEGEIVDGKNYTFFTGKWEATSEDDIRHWTKFPSFSPFLCQVEVDGGKSLDLSNYPYIFMRWKEQYFVNVGTDCGLTIAGFYYVCFSCTDGSINGFYYDPNSSPFQKLELKSTNEGRSGFSFSSYELQ, from the exons ATGCCAGTGAGAGTGGTCGAAACCTCTGCACCTTCTCAAATTTCAG GTGCAAATTCTGAACAGATTTCGCCGCCATTTTGTACCCTCCTGAGTGTTGGACAG GCTTTCTCTGGTACCCAGAATGTTTCTAGTCTACAAAAAGATGAAGCTTGGAGGGTTAATGTCCGTATTCAAGGATGTGACCTTGATCATGGTTACTTATGTGGCACTATGGAAGCTCTGAATGTTCCTATGGCTGACACGCCG GTAGTAACCTTTTGGGAGGGGGAGATTGTTGATGGCAAGAATTACACTTTCTTCACTGGCAAATGGGAAGCAAC ATCAGAAGATGATATAAGGCACTGGACAAAGTTTCCAtccttttctcctttcttg TGCCAAGTGGAGGTTGATGGTGGCAAATCTTTGGACTTGAGTAACTACCCATACATATTTATG AGGTGGAAAGAGCAATATTTTGTCAATGTCGGAACTGACTGTGGGTTAACGATAGCTGGCTTTTACTATGTTTGCTTCTCTTGTACAGATGGCTCAATCAATGGGTTTTATTATGATCCTAATAGCAG CCCATTTCAGAAGCTTGAACTGAAATCCACCAATGAGGGACGATCAGGCTTCAGTTTTTCATCTTATGAATTGCAGTAA
- the LOC110622537 gene encoding laccase-17 yields MAIYWYPSLASMAAILLSSLLLPYSVEAITRHYTFNITYKNITRLCNTRSVVTVNGKFPGPRLVAREGDQVLVKVVNQVSYNITIHWHGIRQLTSGWADGPAYVTQCPIKTGQSYTYNFTITGQRGTLLWHAHISWLRSSVYGPIIILPKRNESYPFRKPYKEFPILFGEWFNVDPEAIIAQALQTGAGPNVSDAYTINGLPGPLYNCSSKDTFKLKVKPGKTYLLRLINAALNDELFFSIANHTLTVVEADAIYVKPFDADTLLISPGQTTNVLLKTKPASPSAIFFMSARPYFTGRGSIDNSTTAAILEYSHPSNSSRKVPLFKPTLPPINATGFVANFTRKFRSLANAKFPANVPQTVDRKFFFTVGLGTNPCPANTTCQGPTNTTKFSASINNVSFALPSVALLQSYFFGMSNGVFTSDFPQNPPVTFNYTGTPPNNTNVSNGTKALILRFNTSVELVLQGTSILGAESHPLHLHGFNFFVVGQGFGNYDPNKDPANFNLIDPIERNTAGVPAGGWIAIRFLADNPGVWFMHCHLDVHTSWGLRMAWVVLDGPQPNQKLQPPPSDLPSC; encoded by the exons ATGGCTATCTACTGGTATCCTTCGCTTGCTTCAATGGCAGCCATTCTCCTCAGTTCTTTGCTACTGCCATACTCTGTAGAGGCCATAACGAGGCACTACACGTTCAAT ATTACGTACAAAAACATCACTAGATTATGCAATACAAGGAGCGTAGTAACTGTGAATGGGAAGTTCCCAGGGCCTCGCTTGGTTGCAAGAGAAGGTGATCAAGTTCTCGTCAAGGTTGTCAACCAAGTTTCATACAATATCACCATCCACTG GCATGGGATAAGGCAGCTTACTAGCGGATGGGCAGATGGGCCAGCTTATGTAACACAATGTCCAATAAAGACTGGGCAGTCATACACTTATAACTTCACCATTACTGGGCAGAGAGGAACTCTCTTATGGCATGCTCATATCTCATGGCTAAGGTCATCCGTTTATGGACCCATCATTATCCTCCCAAAACGCAACGAATCATACCCATTTCGGAAGCCTTATAAGGAATTTCCCATTCTCTTTG GAGAATGGTTTAACGTAGATCCTGAGGCCATAATTGCACAGGCTCTTCAGACTGGAGCAGGTCCAAATGTTTCAGATGCATATACTATAAATGGTCTCCCTGGGCCTTTGTACAACTGTTCTTCTAAAG ACACATTCAAGCTGAAGGTAAAGCCAGGAAAAACCTACCTTCTCCGCTTGATCAACGCTGCACTCAACGATGAACTTTTCTTCAGCATCGCCAACCATACTCTTACCGTCGTCGAAGCAGATGCCATTTATGTTAAGCCATTCGACGCCGATACACTCCTCATCTCTCCAGGCCAAACCACTAATGTACTTCTCAAAACCAAGCCTGCTTCTCCTAGCGCAATATTTTTCATGTCTGCTAGACCTTACTTCACCGGCAGAGGAAGCATTGACAACTCCACCACCGCCGCTATTCTCGAATACAGCCACCCGTCAAATAGTTCAAGAAAGGTTCCCTTATTTAAGCCAACTCTGCCACCAATCAACGCAACAGGCTTCGTTGCAAATTTCACCAGAAAATTCCGCAGCTTAGCCAATGCCAAGTTCCCTGCTAATGTACCACAAACTGTGGACAGAAAATTTTTCTTCACTGTCGGACTTGGGACCAATCCATGCCCAGCCAACACCACCTGTCAAGGACCTACAAATACTACAAAGTTTTCAGCTTCGATTAATAATGTCTCCTTTGCATTACCCTCTGTAGCTCTTCTGCAATCCTACTTCTTTGGAATGTCTAATGGCGTCTTCACATCTGATTTTCCTCAGAACCCACCTGTAACTTTTAACTACACGGGTACTCCACCAAATAATACTAATGTTAGCAATGGCACCAAAGCCTTGATTCTACGGTTCAACACGAGCGTGGAACTTGTACTTCAGGGTACGAGCATTCTTGGTGCGGAGAGCCATCCTCTTCATCTCCATGGATTTAATTTCTTTGTGGTTGGACAAGGTTTTGGCAACTATGATCCTAATAAAGATCCTGCCAACTTCAATTTGATCGACCCTATTGAGAGGAACACAGCTGGGGTTCCTGCTGGAGGTTGGATTGCCATTCGCTTCCTCGCTGACAACCCAG GAGTATGGTTCATGCACTGTCACCTAGATGTGCATACGAGCTGGGGGCTAAGGATGGCATGGGTAGTGTTGGATGGACCACAACCCAATCAGAAGCTACAACCACCACCGTCAGATCTTCCAAGctgttga
- the LOC110622538 gene encoding uncharacterized protein LOC110622538 isoform X2 translates to MFDVSKKRKLQAEQFGLPFPKHKCWDNHSSPKTLSILEENQEAEDLITEVVKESAGRQAIEDGSDLESAKDSNSFVGDSDHVMSVYGEAKFETEVSKPGLSNEPSSSLLDFCQSNSKDIQCSLHSTTATSTVGAGKDESAFEAGEHGLDHHELHQNLDEPIVEFGSHFDYTCTQDGIDSIEPYVDKELEDILYSNGVNPNRCSARHQKTNH, encoded by the exons ATGTTTGATGTGAGTAAGAAAAGAAAGTTACAGGCGGAGCAATTTGGCTTGCCATTTCCAAAACATAAGTGTTGGGATAATCATTCATCACCCAAAACTCTTTCAATATTGGAAGAAAACCAAGAAGCAGAAGACCTAATTACAGAAGTAGTTAAGGAAAGTGCTGGGAGACAAGCTATAGAAGATGGATCAGATCTTGAATCAGCAAAAGATAGCAACAGTTTTGTTGGAGATTCTGACCATGTCATGTCTGTATATGGGGAAGCTAAATTTGAAACAGAAGTTTCAAAACCAGGGCTTTCTAATGAGCCTTCTTCTTCATTGTTGGATTTCTGCCAAAGCAATTCCAAGGATATTCAATGTTCCTTGCACAGCACTACGGCAACATCAACAGTTGGTGCTGGCAAAGATGAGTCTGCTTTTGAAGCAGGGGAGCATGGTCTTGACCATCATGAATTACATCAGAATCTTGATGAGCCCATTGTAGAATTTGGAAGCCATTTTGATTacacttgcactcaagatggaATTGACAGCATTGAACCATATGTGGATAAGGAGCTTGAGGATATTTTATATTCTAATGGAGTTAATCCAAATAG ATGCTCAGCCCGGCACCAGAAAACCAACCATTGA
- the LOC110622538 gene encoding protein FAR-RED-ELONGATED HYPOCOTYL 1-LIKE isoform X1 — MFDVSKKRKLQAEQFGLPFPKHKCWDNHSSPKTLSILEENQEAEDLITEVVKESAGRQAIEDGSDLESAKDSNSFVGDSDHVMSVYGEAKFETEVSKPGLSNEPSSSLLDFCQSNSKDIQCSLHSTTATSTVGAGKDESAFEAGEHGLDHHELHQNLDEPIVEFGSHFDYTCTQDGIDSIEPYVDKELEDILYSNGVNPNRYVLSSGRWSVNQDAQPGTRKPTIDQEFEQYFSMLML; from the exons ATGTTTGATGTGAGTAAGAAAAGAAAGTTACAGGCGGAGCAATTTGGCTTGCCATTTCCAAAACATAAGTGTTGGGATAATCATTCATCACCCAAAACTCTTTCAATATTGGAAGAAAACCAAGAAGCAGAAGACCTAATTACAGAAGTAGTTAAGGAAAGTGCTGGGAGACAAGCTATAGAAGATGGATCAGATCTTGAATCAGCAAAAGATAGCAACAGTTTTGTTGGAGATTCTGACCATGTCATGTCTGTATATGGGGAAGCTAAATTTGAAACAGAAGTTTCAAAACCAGGGCTTTCTAATGAGCCTTCTTCTTCATTGTTGGATTTCTGCCAAAGCAATTCCAAGGATATTCAATGTTCCTTGCACAGCACTACGGCAACATCAACAGTTGGTGCTGGCAAAGATGAGTCTGCTTTTGAAGCAGGGGAGCATGGTCTTGACCATCATGAATTACATCAGAATCTTGATGAGCCCATTGTAGAATTTGGAAGCCATTTTGATTacacttgcactcaagatggaATTGACAGCATTGAACCATATGTGGATAAGGAGCTTGAGGATATTTTATATTCTAATGGAGTTAATCCAAATAGGTATGTCCTATCTTCTGGAAGATGGAGCGTTAACCAAG ATGCTCAGCCCGGCACCAGAAAACCAACCATTGATCAAGAATTTGAGCAGTACTTTTCCATGCTTATGCTGTAG
- the LOC110622539 gene encoding glucose-induced degradation protein 4 homolog isoform X2, producing MPVRVVETSAPSQISGANSEQISPPFCTLLSVGQAFSGTQNVSSLQKDEAWRVNVRIQGCDLDHGYLCGTMEALNVPMADTPVVTFWEGEIVDGKNYTFFTGKWEATSEDDIRHWTKFPSFSPFLCQVEVDGGKSLDLSNYPYIFMRWKEQYFVNVGTDCGLTIAGFYYVCFSCTDGSINGFYYDPNSRNMDVLSTSTLIFLL from the exons ATGCCAGTGAGAGTGGTCGAAACCTCTGCACCTTCTCAAATTTCAG GTGCAAATTCTGAACAGATTTCGCCGCCATTTTGTACCCTCCTGAGTGTTGGACAG GCTTTCTCTGGTACCCAGAATGTTTCTAGTCTACAAAAAGATGAAGCTTGGAGGGTTAATGTCCGTATTCAAGGATGTGACCTTGATCATGGTTACTTATGTGGCACTATGGAAGCTCTGAATGTTCCTATGGCTGACACGCCG GTAGTAACCTTTTGGGAGGGGGAGATTGTTGATGGCAAGAATTACACTTTCTTCACTGGCAAATGGGAAGCAAC ATCAGAAGATGATATAAGGCACTGGACAAAGTTTCCAtccttttctcctttcttg TGCCAAGTGGAGGTTGATGGTGGCAAATCTTTGGACTTGAGTAACTACCCATACATATTTATG AGGTGGAAAGAGCAATATTTTGTCAATGTCGGAACTGACTGTGGGTTAACGATAGCTGGCTTTTACTATGTTTGCTTCTCTTGTACAGATGGCTCAATCAATGGGTTTTATTATGATCCTAATAGCAG AAATATGGATGTGCTTTCAACCAGCACATTGATCTTTCTACTTTAA